Proteins encoded within one genomic window of Victivallis lenta:
- a CDS encoding recombinase family protein translates to MDKVQKYLIYARVSPRGSDFEGDTSIPMQIEYCQEFIRGQHGEVVKVVSDEFASGKDMHRPAFQGVIDELETGTVEWDCLCVYNLSRLTRAPKDMYYIMELLGSKGKRFASATEPDFDFSTLHGELLMGIITHVNQYARKISAKGTRDRMLNLARNGYWPSGRVPFGYCRRSHKDNTLYIDPRKAAIVRDIFESYAADIRPIDLMHKYPEINRAQFFRLLQDQNYIGKLEWGGLCVPGKHDAIIDPDLFQRVQEKRAEKKDGPRPKAQKYNYLLTGLVYCHCGRLMTPASANSRSGKYHYYQCTDTINCKTRVSAERLEEAALDRIRDIKPDPVAIRVACEEVERERRKYLEEEIKPSEENVRIALRTAKAEQDKLIALLVNDNLSPATLTVLDKKIGAISQEVERLTGKLAFYEDQKSQIDSASFDMAGTVISMLERLVQAANASHDPEMLKMVYKTYLDKIQNEKNEHYRFFFKFPSCSSKSNKWWSIFLFFRKILSTSKWRIFRVSKGGAILPSRKILRTFIEKE, encoded by the coding sequence AAATATTTGATCTATGCCCGCGTAAGTCCTCGCGGCAGCGATTTTGAAGGCGATACGTCAATTCCGATGCAGATTGAATATTGCCAGGAATTTATACGCGGGCAGCATGGAGAAGTAGTCAAGGTGGTATCCGACGAATTCGCCAGCGGAAAAGATATGCATCGTCCGGCGTTTCAAGGAGTAATTGACGAACTGGAAACCGGCACTGTTGAATGGGATTGTCTATGTGTCTATAACCTGTCCCGTCTGACCCGCGCCCCAAAAGACATGTACTATATCATGGAGCTTTTGGGCAGTAAAGGGAAACGATTTGCCAGCGCCACGGAGCCGGATTTTGATTTTTCAACATTGCACGGTGAATTGCTTATGGGAATTATTACCCATGTCAACCAGTATGCGCGCAAGATATCCGCAAAAGGAACACGGGATAGAATGCTGAATCTTGCCCGCAATGGTTACTGGCCGTCCGGCCGCGTACCGTTCGGTTACTGCCGTCGCAGTCACAAAGATAATACTCTTTATATTGATCCCCGGAAAGCGGCCATTGTCCGGGATATTTTTGAATCCTATGCAGCAGATATACGGCCGATTGACTTAATGCACAAATACCCGGAAATCAACCGGGCGCAATTCTTCCGGCTGCTGCAGGACCAAAATTACATCGGTAAACTTGAATGGGGCGGTCTATGTGTGCCCGGTAAACATGATGCTATCATCGACCCTGATTTATTCCAGCGTGTTCAGGAAAAACGAGCAGAGAAAAAAGACGGTCCACGTCCGAAGGCACAAAAATATAACTATCTTCTGACCGGTCTTGTATACTGCCATTGCGGGCGGCTCATGACCCCCGCCAGCGCGAACAGCCGAAGCGGGAAATATCACTATTACCAGTGTACAGATACCATAAATTGCAAAACACGGGTTTCCGCGGAACGTTTGGAAGAAGCTGCGTTGGACCGCATCAGAGACATAAAACCCGATCCGGTTGCCATCAGAGTAGCATGTGAAGAGGTGGAGCGGGAACGCCGGAAATATCTGGAAGAGGAAATCAAACCATCCGAAGAAAACGTCCGTATCGCACTGCGTACCGCAAAAGCCGAGCAGGACAAATTAATCGCACTGCTGGTGAATGACAATCTATCGCCAGCAACATTGACGGTGCTGGACAAGAAAATCGGTGCAATCAGTCAAGAAGTGGAGCGTCTGACCGGAAAACTTGCGTTTTATGAAGACCAGAAAAGCCAAATCGACAGCGCATCATTCGATATGGCCGGAACAGTTATTTCGATGCTTGAACGTCTGGTGCAGGCTGCAAATGCGTCACATGATCCGGAAATGCTGAAGATGGTATATAAAACCTACCTCGATAAAATCCAAAATGAAAAAAACGAACACTACCGGTTCTTCTTCAAGTTCCCGTCGTGTTCGTCTAAGAGTAACAAATGGTGGAGCATTTTTTTATTTTTTAGAAAAATTCTCTCCACCTCAAAATGGCGAATTTTTCGAGTCTCAAAAGGAGGAGCAATTTTACCCTCTCGAAAAATTCTCCGGACTTTTATAGAGAAAGAATAG
- a CDS encoding helix-turn-helix domain-containing protein, with translation MNSKQVNETTIRLNAFMRDVKDGNLRTILKNMQSMLDYHAEKIRIYEEHLSELTGKARLELTDSDKRRLAQKGKALNDYLLAAVEPTWAPGTLRGWYNSLVGAKYNSVRDGQKKRGRKPISQEIVDEVLKLAKNNPDWGYDRIAGVMKYLKYDVSATTVRHILDDNGIVPDPERRLRGD, from the coding sequence ATGAACAGCAAACAAGTGAACGAGACGACGATACGGCTGAACGCCTTTATGCGTGATGTCAAAGACGGAAATTTGCGAACCATTCTGAAAAACATGCAGTCCATGCTGGACTACCATGCGGAAAAAATTCGAATTTATGAGGAACATCTGTCGGAGCTAACGGGGAAAGCCCGACTGGAACTGACTGATTCGGATAAACGCCGTTTGGCTCAAAAGGGCAAAGCGTTGAACGACTACCTGCTGGCGGCGGTTGAACCGACATGGGCTCCGGGGACATTGCGGGGCTGGTACAATTCTCTGGTCGGCGCAAAATACAACAGCGTCAGAGATGGACAAAAGAAGCGTGGACGCAAACCGATCTCGCAGGAAATCGTGGACGAAGTCTTGAAGCTGGCTAAAAACAATCCGGACTGGGGTTATGACCGTATTGCGGGAGTCATGAAATATCTGAAATACGATGTCAGCGCAACGACGGTTCGCCACATTCTCGATGACAACGGAATTGTTCCGGATCCGGAACGGAGACTGCGCGGAGACTGA
- a CDS encoding integrase core domain-containing protein has product MDIGSREVRLGGIVHAPDSNWTTQIARNMCDMWDGFLLGKKYLIHDRDSLFNKRFDSVFESIRITIKKLPPFTPQMNARMENFIRAIKTECLDKMIITSETQLRLVVKEYLEYWNHYRPHSGLGGAMVKPYPQDMNAPIKEVSFLGGLLHGYRREQAAA; this is encoded by the coding sequence ATGGACATTGGCAGCCGTGAAGTTCGGCTTGGCGGCATCGTTCATGCGCCGGACAGCAACTGGACAACGCAAATAGCCAGAAATATGTGCGATATGTGGGATGGCTTTCTTCTCGGCAAGAAGTATCTGATTCACGACCGCGACAGCCTTTTCAATAAGCGGTTCGATTCCGTTTTTGAATCCATCAGGATTACCATCAAGAAATTGCCGCCGTTTACGCCGCAGATGAATGCACGGATGGAAAACTTTATCCGAGCAATCAAGACAGAGTGTCTTGACAAAATGATCATTACGTCTGAAACGCAGTTGCGGCTGGTCGTAAAAGAATACCTCGAATACTGGAATCATTACCGCCCGCACTCCGGTCTCGGCGGTGCGATGGTCAAACCCTATCCGCAGGACATGAATGCTCCGATAAAAGAGGTTTCATTCCTGGGCGGTTTGCTCCATGGTTATCGACGAGAACAAGCCGCTGCGTGA